Part of the Schaalia odontolytica genome is shown below.
TGGCGCCGCCCCAGCGACGTGACCAACGCTCTCGAGGTCCTCGGGATCCTCGCGGTCTTGAACGCTGCGGGAACGCGGGGGGCACTTGATCAGGTACGCGAGGAGCTCTTCCAGGTGCGCTATTTTCTGGCACACCATCGGGACCTGCGCGTGCGCCTGTCCGACACCTCCACCGGAAACGCTCACGAGCGCGGCGACCTGGCCAGCTCGCTGTTCTCCCATCGCATCAGCGCCTGGACGATGCGTCTGCTGCGCCGCGCGGTGGGACGTTCCAATCACGGTCGTCTCCTGCACAACCTCCGTCGCTACGCCCAGTGGGCCGCGACCATGCAGGATCGCCTCTTCGTCACCGTGGCCACAGCCTCGCCGATGAGCGAAGCACAGGTGTCGCGCCTTCGAGGAATCCTCGAGAAGCGCTACGGAGTGACCGTCGACATGGCGATCTCGGTCGACCCCACCCTCATCGGCGGTTTCCGCCTGCGCGCCGGCATGACCGCGATCGACGCCTCGCTCGCCACCCGGCTCGGCGAAGCGCGGGACGCGATTGCCAGCTAGTGCCCCTCGTACAGACACAACCCACTTATCAATCAGTTAGGAATCCTCATGGCTGACCTCAGCATCTCCCCGGAGGAAATCCGCGGAGCACTGGACTCCTTCATGGAGTCCTACCGTCCGGCGGACGTGGCTACCGAAGAGGTCGGGCACGTCATCGAAACGGCCGACGGTATCGCGCACGTCGAGGGCCTGCCCGGCACCATGGCGAACGAGCTGCTGCGTTTCGAGGACGGGACGCTGGGCCTGGCCATGAACCTTGACCAGCGCGAGATCGGCGCCGTCGTCCTCGGTGACTTCGGTGGCATCGAAGAAGGACAGGTCGTCCACCGCACCGGCGAGGTCCTCTCCGTTCCCGTCGGCGATGGCTACCTGGGCCGCACCGTCGATCCCCTCGGGCGTCCCATTGATGGCCTCGGCGACATCACCGACCTGGACGGGCGCCGTGCTCTCGAACTGCAGGCCCCCGGCGTCATGATGCGCAAGAGCGTCCACGAACCGCTCGCGACCGGCCTGAAGGCAATCGACTCGATGATCCCCGTGGGACGCGGCCAGCGTCAGCTCATCATCGGCGATCGCAAGACCGGCAAGACCGCGATCGCTCTCGACACGATCCTGAACCAGCGCGAAAACTGGAAGAGCGGCGACCCGAACAAGCAGGTGCGCTGCATCTATGTCGCGATCGGCCAGAAGGGCTCGACCATCGCCTCCGTTCGTTCCACCCTGGAGGACGCGGGCGCCATGGAATACACCACCATCGTTGCGTCCCCGGCCTCCGACCCCGCCGGCTATAAGTACATGGCGCCCTACACCGGATCCGCCATCGGACAGCACTGGATGTACCAGGGCAAGCACGTGCTCATCGTCTTCGACGACCTGTCCAAGCAGGCGGAGGCCTACCGAGCCGTTTCGCTGCTCCTGCGCCGGCCCCCGGGCCGCGAGGCATACCCGGGCGACGTCTTCTACCTGCACTCCCGCCTTCTGGAGCGCTGCGCGAAGCTCTCGGATGCCCTCGGTGGCGGTTCGATGACCGGCCTGCCGATCATCGAGACGAAGGCCAACGACGTCTCGGCCTACATTCCGACCAACGTCATTTCTATCACCGACGGCCAGATCTTCCTGCAGTCCGACCTGTTCAACGCCAACCAGCGACCCGCCGTCGACGTCGGCATTTCCGTGTCGCGAGTGGGCGGCGCCGCCCAGCCCAAGGCCATGAAGAAGGTCGCCGGAACCCTGAAGCTGACCCTCGCGCAGTACCGTTCGATGGCCGCGTTCGCGATGTTCGCCTCCGACCTGGATGCGGCCACCCGACGCCAGCTGACCCGAGGCGAGCGCCTCATGGAGCTGCTCAAGCAGCCCCAGTCCACGCCTTACGCGATGGAAGACCAGGTTGCCTCCATCTGGATGGGGACCAAGGGCTACCTCGATGACATTGAGGTAGCCGACGTGCTGCGTTTCGAGCGGGCGCTGCTTGATCACCTCCACGCCAACTCGACCGTGCTCAACACGATCGCATCGACCGGCGACCTGGACGCCGACACGGAGGAGGCCCTCAAGGTCGCCGTCGAAGAGTTCCATCGCCAGTGGCTCAGCGCCGGACGCGGCGTGTCCGATCTCGACAGCGGCGAGGTCGTTGCCGAGCGCACCCGCGAGGAGATCTCTCGCGGACGCACGAGCGAGAAGGCCTAAGCGATGGGCGGACAGCAGAGGATCTACAAGCAGCGTATCGCCTCGACGACAACGCTCGCGAAGGTCTTCCGCGCCATGGAGATGATCGCCGCGTCTCGCATCGGCGCGGCGAGGCGTGCTGCCACTGAGGCTGGACCCTACGAGAAAGCCCTCACCCAGGCGGTAGCGGCGGTCGCGGTCCACACGGACCTGGACCATCCGCTCACGGAAGAACGCGAGGACACCAAGCGTGTTGCCGTCCTGGTCGTCGCATCCGACCGCGGCATGGCCGGAGCATACTCGGCGACTATCCTGCGCGAATCCGAGAAGCTCATCGCTGACCTGACCACGCAAGGCTACGAACCCGTGCTCTACACCTTCGGGCGCAGGGCGTCGGCGTACTTCCGCTTCCGGGCAGTGAGCATCGAACGCGAGTGGGAAGGGGAATCGGACTCCCCGAGCTCGGAGACCGCCCGCGAGATGGCCAGCGTGCTTCTCGGGCGTTTCCTCGACCCCGATCCAGCGAGCGGCGTCGGCGCGCTGCACCTCGTGTACACGCGATTCAAGACGGTCATGAGCCAGGTGCCCGAGGTACGCCAGATGCTCCCGCTGACGGTCGTGGACGCGCCAGAATCCGACGAGGAACGCGAGCGCGAACGCGGCTACGCGGACGATCCGTCCTCGGCGCTTCCCGAGTACGAGTTCATTCCCTCGCCCGAGGCGGTCCTGGACACGCTGCTGCCCCTGTACGTTGAGGCGCGCATCCACAACGTTCTGCTCCAATCCGCCGCGTCCGAATTGGCGTCGCGTCAGCGCGCCATGCACACGGCGACGGACAACGCTCAGGAACTCATCACCAAGTACACGCGACTGGCGAACTCGGCCCGCCAGGCGGAAATCACCCAGGAAATCACCGAAATCGTGGGCGGGGCCGACGCTCTGGGCGCGAGCTAAGCCCTTCGAGACACGGAGTAAAACATGACTGATACACCTGCAATCGCCGAGGGGCGCGTCGCCCGCGTCGTCGGCCCTGTCGTCGATGTCGAGTTTCCCCCGGACCGCATCCCGCCGCTGTACAACGCGCTGACGGTCGACGTGAATCTCGCGGGGCAAGGCGAGGGCGAGTCCTCGTTCACGATGACGCTTGAGGTCGCCCAGCACCTGGGCGACAACCTCGTTCGTACCATCGCGCTCAAGCCGACGGACGGCCTCGTGCGCGGGGCACCCGTCACCGACACGGGAGCCCCCATCTCGGTGCCCGTGGGCGATGTGACCAAGGGACACGTGTTCAACGTGACGGGCGACGTGCTCAACCTTGAGGAGGGCGAGACCCTCGAGATCACGGAGCGCTGGCCGATTCACCGCCAGCCGCCCGCCTTTGACCAGCTCGAGGCCCGCACCAAGATGTTCGAAACCGGCATCAAGGTCATCGACCTGTTGACCCCCTACGTTCAGGGCGGCAAGATCGGCCTGTTCGGCGGCGCCGGCGTCGGCAAGACCGTTCTCATTCAGGAAATGATCCAGCGCGTCGCGCAGGACCACGGCGGCGTGTCCGTCTTCGCGGGCGTCGGTGAGCGCACGCGCGAGGGCAACGACCTCATCGGAGAGATGGAGGAGGCCGGCGTCTTCGACAAGACCGCGCTCGTCTTCGGACAGATGGATGAGCCGCCGGGCACGCGTCTGCGCATCGCCCTGACGGGCCTGACGATGGCGGAGTACTTCCGGGACGTGCAGCACCAGGACGTGCTGCTGTTCATCGACAACATCTTCCGCTTCACCCAGGCGGGCTCCGAGGTGTCCACACTGCTGGGCCGCATGCCGTCGGCGGTGGGCTACCAGCCCAACCTCGCCGACGAGATGGGACAGCTGCAGGAGCGCATCACCTCGGCCGGTGGCCACTCGATCACGTCCCTTCAGGCCATCTACGTTCCCGCCGACGACTACACGGACCCCGCTCCGGCGACGACCTTCGCGCACCTGGATGCGACGACCGAGCTCTCCCGCGAGATCGCCGCCAAGGGCATCTACCCGGCCGTGGATCCCCTGGCCTCCTCCTCGCGCATCCTCGACCCCGCCCTGGTCGGACGCGAGCACTACGATGTCGCCACCCACGTCAAGGCGATCCTGCAGAAGAACAAGGAACTGCAGGACATCATCGCGATCCTCGGCGTTGACGAGCTCAGCGAGGACGACAAGGTGACGGTGGCCCGGGCGCGCCGCATCGAGCAGTTCCTGTCGCAAAACATGTACATGGCGGAGAAATTCACGGGCGTCCCCGGATCGACCGTGCCCCTGTCGGAGACCATCGAAGCCTTCAAGCGCATCGCCGAAGGCAACTACGACGACGTCCCCGAGCAGGCGTTCTACAACTGCGGCGGCATTGACGACCTGGAGCGCAACGCCCACGAGCTGGCCAAGGAAGCCTGATGGCGTCCGGAAGGTCCCTGCAGGTTGAGGTCGTCTCTCACGAGGGGCGGCTGTGGCACGGCAGCGCCGCATCCGTCCAGATTCCGACGGTGGATGGCTCCCTGGGCGTCTTGCCGGGGCGCCAGCCGCTGCTCGCCCAGCTCGGCGAGGGCGCCGTCACCGTGACGCGCTCCGACGAGGTCACGTCATTCACCGTCAGCGGGGGATTCGCCTCAGTTGACAACGACTACGTCACTATCGTCGCTGATCACGCTATCGTGGTCGTGCAGTAAACCGACGAGCCCGGGGAGGACCTCATGAGCCTGACGCTCGTAGCAATGTGGTGCGTGGCCGTCCTCGTGTGCGTCGGCGCGGTCCTGTGGGTGTACATGAATGTGCGCGCCCGCAGGATCGCGTCGCGTTTGGGTGCCTTTCGCTGCTGGTCGCGCCCCGACGTCCAGTCTGGCTGGACGGCCGGCATCGGCGTCTATGGCGTTGACGACCTATCGTGGTACCGACTCGTTGGTTTTTCCCTGCAGCCGGTCTACACGGTGCCCCGTTCCGGCCTTGAGGTATCCGCTCCGATCGCCCACTCGGCGGACGGGTCGGTCGTTGAGGTGCGCCTCGCATACGGTGAGCATCGTTACGAGGTCGCCGTCGAACGCCTGACATACAACGGATTGGTCTCCTGGGTGGAGTCCGGTCCTCCGCGCCTCGTATAGGCGGCATTGATAAGCTCGGCGTGTGCGTATTGTTATTGCTTCCTGCACCGTCGACTACTCCGGACGCCTCAGTGCTCATCTGGATCCCGCCAAGCGCGTCATCATGGTCAAGGGCGACGGCTCGGTCCTCATTCATTCTGAAGGCGGCTCCTACAAGCCGCTGAACTGGATGACCGCGCCGTGCTCGGTGACCATTGACGAGGGTGGGGAGGACGAACCGAACACGCAGCAGGTGTGGACCGTTCAGGCCGACAAGACCGACGACAAGCTCGTGATCCGTGTCCACGAAATCATCTGTGACGTTACCGAAAACCTGGGAGTGGACCCCGGCCTCGTCAAGGACGGCGTGGAGGCGCACCTGCAGGAGCTCCTCGCCCAGCAGGTCCCGCAGATCCTCGGCGAGGGGTGGGAGCTCGTGCGACGCGAATACCCGACGCCGGTGGGGCCGGTCGACCTCATGGTGCGCGACGAGACCGGCGCGCACGTGGCTATCGAGGTCAAACGGCGAGGCGGCATCGACGGCGTCGAACAGCTGACGCGCTACCTGTCCCTGCTGGGTCGTGATTCGCTGCTGGGCGACGTGTCGGGGATCTTTGCGGCGCAGGAGATCACCAAGCAGGCGCGCACGCTGGCCGAGGATCGCGGGATTCGCTGCGTGGTCCTCGACTACGACGCCATGCGCGGTTTTGACGACCCATCCTCCCGGCTGTTCTGATGGTGGCGGTGGCCGATACCAGCCTGGCGCGCATCGTCGCCCAGGGGCTGGTGCCGCTCACGCGCGGGCGCGATCCCGTGGCCGCCGTCGAGTTGCTGCTCGCTGTCCAAGGCCAGATGGCGGGCGCGATCCCGTGGGCGATCGGCGCGCGTTGCACCGCGGTCACGCGCGCTCAGGTCGCCGAGTCCTTCCAATCGGGTGAGCTCGTCCGATCCTGGCCGATGCGCGACACGTTGCATGTGACAAGCGCGCGCGATCATCACTGGCTGCGTCGGTTGCTGCGCCACCGATACGCTTCGTGGATTCGTCAATCGACGGGGTTGGGGCTCAGCGATGCTCTCGTCGAGAAAGCCGCGGCGGCGGCGTTCGAGCTGCTGGGAGAGAACCCCTCGGGTGTGAGCCGCGGCGAGGTCATCCGCGCCTGGGATGAGGCTGGTATCGCAACCGTCACCTCGGGAGCCGGGGGCGGGGTGCGGCGACGTCATCTGATCAAGAGGCTTTTCCTCGACGGCCTGCTCGTCTCTGGTCCGCTCCGGGGCGGGGAGCACCTGATCGTTGATGCCCGGCAGCTGCCGGGCGCTCCGGGCGTCGCGAAGGGGGAGTGCGGGCACGAGGAGGCGCTCGCGCTCCTGGCCGCCCGCTACGCGTGGGGACACGGCCCCGTGGATGCTGCAGACCTTGCTCGGTGGGCGGGGCTGACGCTCACCGAGGCGCGTCGTGCGCTGGCGGGTTCGGCCCAGATCGGCGAGAGTATCGGTCGGCCGCTCATCTCGCGTGAGGGGCGCGTCGCGCGCGCCGACATTGATGACCTTGTCGAACGTAGCCGCGACGAGGCCCGGGCAGTGTTTGCGCTGCCCTCCTTCGACGAGCTGCATGTTGGGTATCGTGACCGTTCGTGTCTGACCGACCGGGCTGGTGAGGCCCTCATCTGTCCCGGGGCGAATGGGATGTTCCGCCCCATCGTCGTCGCGAACGGACGGGTTGTTGCGGCGCGTTCTCCCGGCGGTGAGCTTACCTTTACCGAGGAAGGCTCCTCCTATGCGCAAGAAGCTCAGCGTGAAATGGCGCGCTGGGGAGATTGGTTGTTTGAGAAGCGGCACTGAACTGTCAGGTGTGCCACAATGAGGGCATGACTGATTGTGTGCTACGTGGCCGCCTGGTCCTGGAAGATTCCGTTGTCGAGGACGGAATTATTGAGATCGACGGTTCGACCATTACCCGTGTATGCCCCGCTTCCGACTATGACGCAGACCTGCCCGCCGCCACGGACTCAACGTTCCTGCCCGGCCTGGTCGATGTTCACTGCCACGGCGGAGGAGGGGAATCCTTCCCGAACGCGCAGAGCGAGGAGGCGGCCCTCGTGGCCGTCATGGAGCATCGACGCCACGGCACGACCTCCCTGGTCGCCTCCTGCGTGACCGCTTCTGCCGAGGTGCTGCGTGCTCGCGCCAAGACACTCGCCCAACTGGCCAGCGACGGAGAACTTGCGGGCATCCACTTCGAGGGACCCTTCGTCTCGCACGCGCGCTGCGGCGCCCAGGATCCCACCTACATCATCGATCCCGACGCGGAGCTGACGCGAACCCTGCTGGAGGAGTGCCGCGGATACGCCCTGTCGATGACGCTGGCCCCGGAGAAGCCCGGCGCGTACGGTCCCGGCTCCGTTGCTGAGGCCCTCATCGACGGGGGCGCCCTGCCCTCGTGGGGACACACCGACTCCAACTCGGCGATGGCCCGCGAGGCGCTGGAGTACTCTCGGGAGCGTTTCAGCCAGGTTTCCACCACGCGCGGACCTCGCGCCACCATCACCCACCTCTTCAACGGCATGAGGCCGCTGCACCACCGCGACACCGGTCCGATCGCCGAATTCCTCTCCGATGCCGCGCGCGGGGGCGCCGTCGCCGAGCTGATCTGCGACGGCATCCACGTCGATCCTTCCCTCGTGCGCGACGTGTACGAGCTGGTGGGACGCGACCACGTCGTGTTCGTCACCGACGCGATGGCGGCGGCGGGGATGCCCGATGGCGAGTACACGCTGGGTCCGCAGGACGTCGTCGTGCGCGACGGTATTGCGCGCCTGGCCCAGGGGGATGCGATCGCGGGCGGAACCGCGCACCTCCTGGACTGCGTGCGGGTCGCCGTGACGCGCGGCGGCATACCGCTCGTGGACGCCGTGTACATGGCCACCGTGCAGGGCGCCACCATTTTGGGCGACGACACGATCGGTCGCCTCGCGGCAGGCAAGAAGGCCGACGTGCTCGAGGTCGATGACGCCCTGAACGTGCGCCGCGTGTGGCGCCGTGGCACTGTAGTTGCGTGAGAGGCAAACGAAGCGCGAAACGCCCGTGGGGCGAGGCGCGGCCACTGCAGATGGAGCGCCTCGCCTCCGTGCCACGAAGCGAAACCGGCCCGGATGGCGGCACCTACCAGGTGCGTCGCCTGCCCAGCGCCGCCAAGGAGTACACGTGTCCGGCGTGCCTGCGACCCATTACCCGTGGAAGCGCTCATATCGTCGCGTGGCCGGAAGAAGCCCCCTTCGGTATGCCTCAGGGCGTGGAGGGGCGACGTCACTGGCATTCGGAGTGCTGGCGGCGCCGTCTGCGACCGGCGTGAGAGTGGATGTGATGTATCACTGCCCTGCGTGCGGATTCGATGGGCACCGGGCAGAGCACGTAGAGTGGGGTCTGGAGAATGCCCTGAGCAGGGCGTGGATATGAGGAGCAACCGTGGAATTTCTTAAGCGATACGTGGCGGCGGCGTCGATGCTCGTTGTCGCTCTCGTATGCGCCCTCGTCGGACTGCTCGGCTTGACCGTCTTCCGGCCTCCGACACAGCAGGTGTCCTCGGTCGATTCGGCGACTGATCTGATCATGACGCGCGGCAACGTACTGTCGATCGTCAAGGATGATGTGACGGTAACCGCGACGTCGAAGTCCGGCGCGCCGGTCACGCTCAGCATCGGCACGACGCAGGACGTCAAGGGCTGGATTGGCGACGCTGCCTACACCGAGGTCATCGGTGTGGAGTCTGATCGTTCAAAGCTCAAGGCCGAGTCGCACGACGCCGCGTCGTCGCCGGACGCGCACGTCGCCCAGCCCGGTGCGCAGGCCGACGTGCAATCCGGAGCACAGCCCCTCAAGGATCCCACCTCGGCGGAGCTCGTTGCGCAACTGGCGTCCTCCGACATGTGGTTCAAGAAGGCGAGCGGCGAGGGGAGCGTCAGCCTGGACTTGGAGAACGTTCCCACGGGACGCTCCGTTTTGGCGGTTTCGGCCGCCGGAGCCGGTGACCTGACGCTGACGCTGACCTGGAAGGTCGAGCAGACCAACACGCTCGCCATCATTGCATTCCTCACGGCCTGCGTCTTCGCACTCATCGCCCTCGCGCTCTTCCTGAC
Proteins encoded:
- a CDS encoding F0F1 ATP synthase subunit delta, producing the protein MTTMRTIESVPFAGDLVAALHAPDTDAMRVAEDFFGLADLFKENARLARALTDPARSDSDKQELATRAFGSHVTGATMTVVRIVVADHWRRPSDVTNALEVLGILAVLNAAGTRGALDQVREELFQVRYFLAHHRDLRVRLSDTSTGNAHERGDLASSLFSHRISAWTMRLLRRAVGRSNHGRLLHNLRRYAQWAATMQDRLFVTVATASPMSEAQVSRLRGILEKRYGVTVDMAISVDPTLIGGFRLRAGMTAIDASLATRLGEARDAIAS
- the atpA gene encoding F0F1 ATP synthase subunit alpha — encoded protein: MADLSISPEEIRGALDSFMESYRPADVATEEVGHVIETADGIAHVEGLPGTMANELLRFEDGTLGLAMNLDQREIGAVVLGDFGGIEEGQVVHRTGEVLSVPVGDGYLGRTVDPLGRPIDGLGDITDLDGRRALELQAPGVMMRKSVHEPLATGLKAIDSMIPVGRGQRQLIIGDRKTGKTAIALDTILNQRENWKSGDPNKQVRCIYVAIGQKGSTIASVRSTLEDAGAMEYTTIVASPASDPAGYKYMAPYTGSAIGQHWMYQGKHVLIVFDDLSKQAEAYRAVSLLLRRPPGREAYPGDVFYLHSRLLERCAKLSDALGGGSMTGLPIIETKANDVSAYIPTNVISITDGQIFLQSDLFNANQRPAVDVGISVSRVGGAAQPKAMKKVAGTLKLTLAQYRSMAAFAMFASDLDAATRRQLTRGERLMELLKQPQSTPYAMEDQVASIWMGTKGYLDDIEVADVLRFERALLDHLHANSTVLNTIASTGDLDADTEEALKVAVEEFHRQWLSAGRGVSDLDSGEVVAERTREEISRGRTSEKA
- a CDS encoding F0F1 ATP synthase subunit gamma codes for the protein MGGQQRIYKQRIASTTTLAKVFRAMEMIAASRIGAARRAATEAGPYEKALTQAVAAVAVHTDLDHPLTEEREDTKRVAVLVVASDRGMAGAYSATILRESEKLIADLTTQGYEPVLYTFGRRASAYFRFRAVSIEREWEGESDSPSSETAREMASVLLGRFLDPDPASGVGALHLVYTRFKTVMSQVPEVRQMLPLTVVDAPESDEERERERGYADDPSSALPEYEFIPSPEAVLDTLLPLYVEARIHNVLLQSAASELASRQRAMHTATDNAQELITKYTRLANSARQAEITQEITEIVGGADALGAS
- the atpD gene encoding F0F1 ATP synthase subunit beta; amino-acid sequence: MTDTPAIAEGRVARVVGPVVDVEFPPDRIPPLYNALTVDVNLAGQGEGESSFTMTLEVAQHLGDNLVRTIALKPTDGLVRGAPVTDTGAPISVPVGDVTKGHVFNVTGDVLNLEEGETLEITERWPIHRQPPAFDQLEARTKMFETGIKVIDLLTPYVQGGKIGLFGGAGVGKTVLIQEMIQRVAQDHGGVSVFAGVGERTREGNDLIGEMEEAGVFDKTALVFGQMDEPPGTRLRIALTGLTMAEYFRDVQHQDVLLFIDNIFRFTQAGSEVSTLLGRMPSAVGYQPNLADEMGQLQERITSAGGHSITSLQAIYVPADDYTDPAPATTFAHLDATTELSREIAAKGIYPAVDPLASSSRILDPALVGREHYDVATHVKAILQKNKELQDIIAILGVDELSEDDKVTVARARRIEQFLSQNMYMAEKFTGVPGSTVPLSETIEAFKRIAEGNYDDVPEQAFYNCGGIDDLERNAHELAKEA
- a CDS encoding F0F1 ATP synthase subunit epsilon: MASGRSLQVEVVSHEGRLWHGSAASVQIPTVDGSLGVLPGRQPLLAQLGEGAVTVTRSDEVTSFTVSGGFASVDNDYVTIVADHAIVVVQ
- a CDS encoding DUF2550 family protein gives rise to the protein MSLTLVAMWCVAVLVCVGAVLWVYMNVRARRIASRLGAFRCWSRPDVQSGWTAGIGVYGVDDLSWYRLVGFSLQPVYTVPRSGLEVSAPIAHSADGSVVEVRLAYGEHRYEVAVERLTYNGLVSWVESGPPRLV
- the nucS gene encoding endonuclease NucS, which produces MRIVIASCTVDYSGRLSAHLDPAKRVIMVKGDGSVLIHSEGGSYKPLNWMTAPCSVTIDEGGEDEPNTQQVWTVQADKTDDKLVIRVHEIICDVTENLGVDPGLVKDGVEAHLQELLAQQVPQILGEGWELVRREYPTPVGPVDLMVRDETGAHVAIEVKRRGGIDGVEQLTRYLSLLGRDSLLGDVSGIFAAQEITKQARTLAEDRGIRCVVLDYDAMRGFDDPSSRLF
- a CDS encoding winged helix DNA-binding domain-containing protein, with amino-acid sequence MVAVADTSLARIVAQGLVPLTRGRDPVAAVELLLAVQGQMAGAIPWAIGARCTAVTRAQVAESFQSGELVRSWPMRDTLHVTSARDHHWLRRLLRHRYASWIRQSTGLGLSDALVEKAAAAAFELLGENPSGVSRGEVIRAWDEAGIATVTSGAGGGVRRRHLIKRLFLDGLLVSGPLRGGEHLIVDARQLPGAPGVAKGECGHEEALALLAARYAWGHGPVDAADLARWAGLTLTEARRALAGSAQIGESIGRPLISREGRVARADIDDLVERSRDEARAVFALPSFDELHVGYRDRSCLTDRAGEALICPGANGMFRPIVVANGRVVAARSPGGELTFTEEGSSYAQEAQREMARWGDWLFEKRH
- a CDS encoding N-acetylglucosamine-6-phosphate deacetylase — translated: MTDCVLRGRLVLEDSVVEDGIIEIDGSTITRVCPASDYDADLPAATDSTFLPGLVDVHCHGGGGESFPNAQSEEAALVAVMEHRRHGTTSLVASCVTASAEVLRARAKTLAQLASDGELAGIHFEGPFVSHARCGAQDPTYIIDPDAELTRTLLEECRGYALSMTLAPEKPGAYGPGSVAEALIDGGALPSWGHTDSNSAMAREALEYSRERFSQVSTTRGPRATITHLFNGMRPLHHRDTGPIAEFLSDAARGGAVAELICDGIHVDPSLVRDVYELVGRDHVVFVTDAMAAAGMPDGEYTLGPQDVVVRDGIARLAQGDAIAGGTAHLLDCVRVAVTRGGIPLVDAVYMATVQGATILGDDTIGRLAAGKKADVLEVDDALNVRRVWRRGTVVA